The following proteins come from a genomic window of Flavobacterium crocinum:
- a CDS encoding nSTAND3 domain-containing NTPase — protein MSVTKAGPSGYHYQYLTGLYLYLFYRSFKTVKSVIIDSKGKGDICLVFKEKGIDVQFEFECKERKPALNKNYFLKCITKFDPYSNDLYVLSKLNDKVTDEYFIITSARAEQFCEDLSIIANNTNLVKHQQKRTKKVLKEFTEAVIKCQADSDVRNKFVENHLKKLNIEEIELLLDKITIVDQLDAFSIREKIGILLSKSKVAVSYQETLVLQLLEIIRNSSGTDYNILDDLNSLIDKNLSFQPEIFQPYVKIGNEDILLDELKKNKLLLLSGASLCGKTQRCHQVVRELHNEFPGFSYFITSDIRAAEQFVFSGRQEEGRICYLEDPIGQYPSDIDYGEVKKLENFVRKISPNRDHYLICTATLQLTDKLSASGCLSAYNWHDLTLTDKSKAFEIWSQLTDSGKKVPAQLNKLVRQAISFSSDKDMLQPGQLAFLSRGGSYRSIPSTLDELRHLAQFNAQSITDLIKRDPNLIQAMEILALGASTNFGPLQVDLEYIDADEKDYFPGINKINSSNSGIAIGKSADYKIAEYKVQSNVNKAFLNSVSNLIDLGYLTTYGEQFVFAHPVYQEAARKLWSGDNPMRFTASLRKIKMIVGCLNPKMALQGVRNLYLLFKNTSKTSDHQEIIAIAEMAANSTFVIVRDEAALFLISCFDFLNAESKDRLRSIFENRFEYGSTKYFWKDNIVFVPDFKHIEVGWFGNECLSKKDTQNAWADFMEDVRLLPVETAALMLKSMIRASRTNPQPLCYEIKAIKTFLNYDEAFIREFAAYLLAASINIDTFNELKEIYYENDAFVKFQLIKGLFRSYPYLKDKSKQKEIFDFMRSIFDDRFVSYGAVTFFTQFSAGYTSATFDWWYEVKPTARRPMWYLWGELMPILFKYLPSDIRINNGRFHNTLNEALVTDICKTNLLNAFIDWLKVYFKDPDRRSGLGEVFFSFFDENFEKIKRIKRLEMIKSLLEFDDKSFQSSIINQLVSKSKLLNKKELKLVLEKIRTSCLMAKVMAFTNSEANDEVQMAALGYVTKDKNANEVIEMIPDNLMGDIIYTTYLNYSVQSYSNINKVLWDSILKYYLEHPEQKNFTLAVLVFFEDIFKLQSTRNGLWINHEKIFEAIVKDCDDTNLKFMSLLLILQLMNDRYTESDTFLSTMYETKNTDLINFIQKHIIDNIECISNASNLDLLKNLITLDSINKNLYFDLFINKIFELGFDNTDDEDLETSTSTVITFALESRNLRLSKSFDIVEHWYSIKKTSLDSRLAEVINSSSTAFIEKCQAQEEEMELQIKSIFEECIGRTDLQIYL, from the coding sequence ATGAGTGTAACGAAAGCTGGTCCTTCCGGATACCATTACCAGTATTTAACAGGTCTGTATTTATATCTGTTCTATAGAAGCTTTAAAACAGTTAAGTCAGTAATTATTGATAGTAAAGGTAAAGGGGATATTTGTTTGGTCTTCAAAGAAAAAGGCATAGATGTGCAATTTGAATTTGAATGCAAAGAAAGAAAGCCTGCGCTTAATAAAAATTATTTTTTAAAATGCATTACTAAGTTTGATCCTTACAGTAATGATCTTTATGTTCTTTCAAAACTAAACGATAAAGTAACAGATGAATATTTCATTATTACTTCCGCAAGAGCTGAACAATTTTGCGAGGATTTATCAATCATTGCCAATAATACTAATCTGGTAAAGCATCAGCAAAAAAGAACTAAGAAAGTGCTTAAAGAATTTACAGAAGCAGTCATTAAATGTCAGGCAGACTCCGACGTACGAAATAAATTTGTTGAAAACCACCTTAAAAAACTAAATATTGAAGAAATTGAACTGCTGCTTGATAAAATAACAATAGTCGATCAACTTGACGCTTTTTCCATTAGAGAGAAGATTGGAATTTTATTAAGTAAATCCAAAGTTGCAGTCTCGTATCAGGAAACATTAGTTCTTCAGTTATTGGAGATTATTAGGAATTCTTCAGGGACTGATTATAATATTCTAGATGATTTAAATTCTTTAATTGACAAAAATTTATCTTTTCAACCTGAGATTTTTCAACCTTATGTAAAAATCGGAAATGAAGATATCCTTCTTGATGAATTGAAGAAGAATAAACTGCTGCTCCTTTCTGGTGCGTCATTATGCGGAAAGACCCAGAGATGTCATCAAGTAGTAAGAGAGCTACATAATGAATTTCCAGGATTTAGTTATTTTATAACTAGTGATATAAGAGCAGCTGAACAGTTCGTTTTTAGCGGAAGACAAGAGGAAGGGCGAATCTGTTATTTGGAAGATCCTATTGGACAGTATCCTTCTGATATTGATTATGGCGAAGTGAAAAAACTTGAAAATTTTGTTCGTAAAATATCTCCTAATAGAGACCATTACCTGATCTGTACAGCAACGCTACAGCTAACAGATAAATTGTCAGCAAGTGGATGTCTGTCGGCATACAACTGGCATGATTTAACTTTAACGGATAAGTCAAAGGCTTTTGAAATATGGTCTCAATTGACAGATTCAGGGAAGAAAGTCCCAGCGCAGTTAAATAAGCTAGTCAGACAGGCAATTTCGTTTTCTTCAGACAAAGATATGCTACAACCGGGACAGCTTGCTTTCCTTTCGAGAGGAGGTTCTTATAGATCAATTCCGTCAACATTAGATGAACTCAGGCATTTAGCACAATTCAACGCCCAGAGTATTACAGATTTGATTAAAAGAGATCCAAATCTAATTCAAGCTATGGAGATTTTAGCATTGGGAGCTTCAACAAATTTTGGACCGTTGCAGGTTGATCTTGAATATATAGATGCGGACGAGAAAGATTATTTTCCGGGCATTAATAAAATAAACTCGTCTAATTCTGGTATAGCTATAGGAAAATCAGCCGATTATAAAATTGCGGAATACAAAGTACAATCAAATGTAAATAAAGCGTTCCTAAATTCTGTCTCTAATCTTATAGATTTAGGTTATCTGACGACCTATGGTGAGCAATTTGTTTTTGCGCATCCTGTCTACCAGGAGGCTGCTCGTAAATTATGGTCAGGCGACAATCCTATGAGATTTACAGCTTCTCTGCGAAAAATAAAAATGATAGTTGGATGTCTTAATCCAAAAATGGCGCTTCAAGGTGTAAGAAATCTATATTTGCTATTTAAAAACACCTCTAAAACTTCTGATCATCAGGAGATTATAGCAATAGCGGAAATGGCGGCAAATTCTACATTTGTTATAGTCCGTGATGAAGCAGCTCTTTTTTTAATCTCTTGTTTTGATTTTTTGAATGCAGAGAGTAAAGACAGATTAAGGAGTATATTTGAGAATCGATTTGAATATGGGAGTACAAAGTATTTCTGGAAGGACAATATTGTATTCGTACCAGATTTTAAGCATATTGAGGTTGGCTGGTTCGGAAATGAGTGTTTGAGTAAAAAGGATACTCAAAATGCATGGGCAGATTTCATGGAAGATGTGCGTTTATTGCCAGTTGAAACTGCAGCCTTGATGTTGAAATCAATGATTAGGGCCAGCAGAACGAATCCCCAACCGCTTTGCTATGAAATAAAAGCGATTAAAACCTTTCTGAATTATGACGAGGCTTTTATTCGTGAATTTGCTGCATACCTTCTGGCGGCCAGCATAAATATAGATACTTTCAACGAACTCAAAGAAATTTATTATGAAAATGATGCCTTTGTAAAATTTCAACTTATAAAAGGACTTTTTCGTTCTTATCCCTACTTAAAGGATAAAAGCAAACAAAAAGAAATTTTTGATTTTATGCGTTCTATTTTTGATGACCGTTTTGTATCTTATGGCGCCGTTACTTTTTTTACACAATTCTCAGCGGGCTACACCAGTGCAACATTTGACTGGTGGTATGAAGTCAAACCTACAGCCCGCAGACCTATGTGGTATTTGTGGGGAGAACTAATGCCGATATTATTTAAGTACCTGCCATCTGACATAAGGATTAATAATGGCCGTTTTCACAATACATTAAATGAGGCGCTAGTAACAGATATATGCAAAACAAACTTGTTGAATGCATTTATCGACTGGTTAAAAGTATACTTTAAAGATCCCGATCGACGTTCAGGTCTGGGTGAGGTTTTCTTTTCTTTTTTTGATGAAAATTTTGAAAAGATCAAAAGAATTAAGCGTTTAGAAATGATTAAAAGTTTACTAGAGTTCGATGATAAATCGTTTCAGAGCAGTATCATAAATCAGTTGGTGAGCAAAAGTAAATTATTGAATAAGAAAGAACTCAAACTAGTTTTGGAGAAAATCCGAACTAGCTGCCTTATGGCAAAAGTGATGGCGTTTACGAATAGTGAAGCAAACGATGAGGTTCAAATGGCAGCCTTAGGATACGTAACTAAGGATAAGAATGCAAATGAGGTTATCGAGATGATACCGGATAATTTAATGGGAGATATTATATATACCACTTATCTTAATTATTCTGTGCAGAGCTACTCCAATATAAATAAAGTTTTGTGGGATTCAATTTTAAAATATTATTTGGAACACCCAGAACAAAAGAATTTTACCTTAGCTGTACTGGTCTTTTTTGAGGATATATTTAAGCTTCAGAGTACTAGGAATGGATTATGGATAAATCATGAAAAAATATTTGAAGCCATTGTAAAGGATTGTGACGATACGAATTTGAAATTTATGTCATTACTGCTTATTCTTCAACTGATGAATGATAGATATACAGAAAGCGATACATTTTTAAGTACAATGTATGAAACTAAAAATACAGATTTGATTAATTTCATCCAAAAGCATATTATTGATAATATTGAATGTATATCTAATGCATCAAACCTCGATCTTTTAAAAAATTTAATAACACTAGACTCTATAAATAAAAATTTATATTTTGACTTATTTATAAATAAAATATTTGAACTTGGATTTGATAATACTGATGATGAGGATTTGGAAACTTCCACTTCAACAGTGATTACATTTGCATTAGAAAGTAGAAATTTAAGACTTTCAAAGAGCTTTGATATTGTTGAGCACTGGTATTCGATTAAAAAGACCTCATTAGATAGCAGGCTTGCTGAAGTTATTAACTCTTCTAGTACTGCTTTTATTGAAAAATGTCAAGCGCAGGAAGAAGAAATGGAACTTCAAATTAAATCTATTTTTGAAGAGTGTATAGGAAGGACTGATTTACAGATTTATTTATAA
- a CDS encoding HNH endonuclease — protein MYTCIYCNSNYDKNTEHVFPLGLGGENIMMNCVCSSCNNAFSNLERELYQKSPIALIRSCQGIVGNKSRNAVSTFKAPILLCQDDISKVVYEVGQSESMQVYIRPQIMQINDVFYVETDQLDNLNTLMKKFKAWKYGNLRIILKLPESKQKASEYIQIEKIDNNYSHKRFSEQLKIKNEIFLNQIPNSHHLHKFMNPRIYLDDSGNLKIRAKTKKDAVKFILALLKFSDSKKLMTSYGPITESMKEISVGFDFDSKKSEQALVKITLNTIFHYYPAAKYQIVMQPYLDFVKTGDKKFSAGLERKNSILDSGVNTHNIFLYQTKAFLSARISLFNGQIAYQFLISGLNVMEQNRFSQVIVDYKLNKNLIRNHIIN, from the coding sequence ATGTATACCTGCATTTACTGTAATTCAAATTATGATAAAAATACGGAACATGTCTTTCCTCTCGGCCTTGGAGGAGAAAACATCATGATGAACTGCGTATGCAGTTCGTGCAACAATGCATTTTCAAATCTGGAAAGGGAGCTTTACCAGAAATCTCCTATTGCCTTAATTAGAAGCTGCCAGGGAATTGTTGGAAATAAATCCCGAAACGCAGTCTCAACCTTCAAGGCCCCTATTCTCCTCTGTCAGGATGATATCTCAAAAGTGGTTTATGAAGTGGGGCAGTCTGAAAGTATGCAGGTTTACATTCGTCCGCAAATCATGCAGATTAATGATGTTTTTTATGTTGAAACTGACCAGCTGGACAACCTAAATACGCTAATGAAAAAATTTAAGGCATGGAAATATGGTAATTTACGCATTATCTTAAAACTTCCTGAATCCAAGCAGAAAGCATCTGAATATATTCAGATTGAAAAAATAGATAATAATTATTCGCATAAGCGCTTTTCAGAGCAACTGAAAATAAAAAATGAAATCTTCCTTAATCAAATACCAAATTCACATCATTTGCATAAATTCATGAATCCTCGAATATATCTTGACGACAGTGGAAATTTAAAAATCAGAGCAAAAACAAAAAAAGATGCAGTAAAATTTATTCTGGCACTGCTTAAATTCAGTGATTCCAAAAAGCTAATGACTTCTTATGGACCTATTACTGAAAGTATGAAGGAAATTTCAGTCGGTTTCGATTTCGACTCCAAAAAAAGTGAACAGGCACTGGTGAAAATTACCTTAAACACAATCTTCCATTATTATCCTGCTGCCAAATACCAGATAGTAATGCAACCCTATTTAGATTTTGTCAAAACGGGAGACAAAAAGTTTTCAGCGGGACTTGAGCGCAAAAACAGCATCCTTGATTCGGGAGTCAACACTCATAATATATTTCTTTATCAGACAAAAGCTTTCTTAAGTGCGCGGATCAGCCTTTTTAACGGACAGATAGCATATCAATTTCTCATTTCAGGTCTAAATGTAATGGAACAGAATAGATTTTCTCAGGTCATTGTGGATTATAAACTAAATAAAAATCTTATTAGAAACCATATAATAAATTAA
- a CDS encoding peptide arginase family protein encodes MEIEQFEINNKQIFICEEHHHVLKFWNQFRDEQPYLLTFDHHTDLHRAFQGFLNTVSYSGKQWKSQEEWDQQQSRLLAEMFGGHWNIINDLKHDEHIDAAIRAGIIKKALVYSHDSYHNKPDRVYCINGNENYNGQPVINNSQSYHLPSTIINSPDLERRLSLFDLWIPREEWINNYILDIDLDFFQTKESITPKDTAFFKALLQKAKGISIAKESKWIAVWACEYDADLTVKFLLETLLDLIKK; translated from the coding sequence ATGGAAATTGAACAATTTGAAATTAATAATAAACAGATTTTTATCTGTGAGGAGCACCACCATGTACTCAAATTTTGGAATCAATTTAGAGATGAGCAGCCATATCTTCTAACATTTGATCATCACACCGATCTTCACAGAGCCTTCCAAGGATTCTTGAACACAGTATCATATTCAGGAAAGCAGTGGAAATCTCAAGAAGAGTGGGATCAACAACAATCCAGGCTGCTTGCAGAAATGTTTGGCGGACATTGGAATATAATTAATGATTTGAAGCATGATGAACATATAGATGCGGCAATCAGAGCTGGTATTATAAAAAAAGCGCTTGTTTATAGCCATGATTCGTATCACAACAAACCTGACCGGGTGTACTGCATAAATGGAAATGAAAATTATAATGGACAACCCGTCATCAATAATTCTCAATCTTACCACCTCCCCTCAACAATAATTAACAGTCCGGATCTTGAAAGAAGGTTGAGCCTCTTTGATCTCTGGATCCCGCGTGAAGAATGGATAAACAATTACATACTGGATATCGACTTAGACTTTTTCCAGACAAAGGAATCAATAACTCCAAAAGACACTGCTTTTTTTAAGGCACTTCTCCAAAAAGCCAAAGGGATATCCATTGCAAAAGAAAGCAAGTGGATTGCGGTATGGGCGTGTGAATATGATGCTGATTTAACAGTAAAGTTTCTTCTTGAAACTTTGTTGGATCTTATAAAAAAATAA
- a CDS encoding phage exclusion protein Lit family protein yields the protein MKKSIKLPSHTGEQPIRVLKHNISSRFENLHGDFAKEIQEMINSGKLFPGIYYHVSPRAITQNQKPYVDETGKVNIHETFMSFVWINCFSLFIMYEEGVAKPMQKKQGQANIEEVNVALLNITEELFQYGKSLVVSYSPWDKKYFPNPEEFSEEEEFHVLRTNSLYMYAMTFILAHEYAHLELDHFNKKNQTSIDKEIEADKRAIELLLNCRDDENKKSVEYGLLMGFVSLLFLKDNVYGQETHPDTDERIKTYLSILDAPPEEPIWGVATLAIKLWDNQFQLGFSYPTFVDDFKQFFYQMCSQIKSR from the coding sequence ATGAAAAAAAGTATTAAACTTCCCAGTCATACTGGAGAACAGCCCATTCGCGTCTTAAAGCACAATATAAGTAGTAGGTTTGAAAATTTGCATGGTGATTTTGCGAAGGAAATCCAAGAAATGATAAATTCTGGCAAACTTTTTCCTGGTATTTATTATCACGTTTCACCTAGAGCAATAACACAGAATCAGAAGCCTTATGTTGATGAAACAGGTAAAGTTAATATTCATGAAACCTTTATGTCATTTGTCTGGATAAATTGCTTCAGTTTATTTATTATGTATGAGGAAGGTGTTGCTAAACCAATGCAAAAAAAGCAGGGGCAAGCAAATATAGAGGAAGTGAACGTAGCTTTATTAAATATAACTGAAGAACTTTTTCAGTATGGTAAATCTTTAGTAGTATCTTATTCCCCTTGGGACAAAAAATATTTTCCCAATCCTGAAGAATTTTCAGAGGAAGAGGAATTTCATGTCCTTAGAACTAATAGTTTATATATGTATGCTATGACTTTTATATTAGCACATGAGTACGCGCATCTAGAATTAGACCACTTCAATAAAAAGAATCAAACTAGTATTGATAAAGAGATTGAAGCGGATAAACGAGCAATCGAGTTGCTTTTGAATTGTCGGGATGATGAAAATAAAAAAAGTGTTGAATACGGCCTTCTTATGGGTTTTGTTAGTTTGCTATTCTTAAAGGATAATGTTTACGGACAAGAAACTCATCCTGATACTGATGAAAGAATAAAAACTTATCTCTCAATCTTAGATGCACCTCCTGAGGAACCAATCTGGGGAGTAGCCACCTTAGCGATAAAACTTTGGGATAATCAATTTCAACTTGGTTTTTCTTATCCAACTTTTGTAGATGATTTTAAGCAATTTTTTTATCAAATGTGTTCTCAGATCAAAAGTAGGTAG
- a CDS encoding uracil-DNA glycosylase family protein: MDYITKNTFTKEIHPWQPFVPKNADKLILGTFPTHERNRGTYKFYYPNTNNEFWKILFDIAGLGLEDSQEKDPIKLRKHVLTKLGLGIADICTVIYRQKTSSNDNALFPIEFTDIFLLLDNHPSIKTLIVTSSSKNSSTLAWLHQYCNLNGYTFKIPKGRLPKSTILNFTNRTIRIEIIPSSSGQSPIKGNERLEMYKIALLKST; encoded by the coding sequence ATGGATTATATTACCAAAAATACATTTACAAAAGAGATCCACCCATGGCAGCCATTTGTGCCAAAAAATGCAGATAAACTAATATTGGGCACCTTTCCCACGCATGAGCGAAACAGAGGAACTTATAAATTTTACTACCCCAATACTAATAATGAATTTTGGAAGATTTTATTTGATATTGCAGGTTTAGGCCTAGAAGATTCACAAGAAAAGGATCCAATAAAATTAAGAAAACACGTTTTGACAAAATTGGGGCTTGGTATTGCAGATATCTGCACCGTAATATATAGGCAAAAGACCAGTTCAAATGACAATGCGCTCTTTCCTATTGAATTTACAGACATTTTCCTTCTGCTCGATAACCATCCCTCTATCAAAACGCTTATTGTGACAAGCAGCTCCAAAAACAGCAGCACATTAGCATGGCTGCATCAGTATTGCAATCTGAACGGATATACCTTTAAAATTCCAAAAGGCAGACTTCCTAAATCAACTATTTTAAACTTTACCAATAGGACTATAAGAATAGAAATAATACCTTCGTCATCAGGGCAATCTCCCATAAAAGGCAATGAACGGCTCGAAATGTATAAAATAGCGTTATTGAAAAGCACTTAA
- a CDS encoding AAA family ATPase encodes MIKIHSIKALVTETEGGKFGFEYSFSSGLNILSGDNSSGKSTVLSCIYYCLGMEQLASYGNSDGLKECLKTSFKYNNQNFNVFESSAQLEISNQDGEMAIITRVIKSHYEEDPNLINVQINDGSPEEKFIHAAGDTDHSNGFYKWLSDFSKIPIPLFVDDDGTTQKILYLQQIFASSFVEQTKGWSDFFAQIPVFNTKKAKQKIVEYTLGLSGLIEEFELDKLKQREKEYKNVWTNTVETFQTITSYYNLITANLTETFTAELSPAKIAKLDLQTRDTKGNYSTLEQIISELNEKSRILTIKNTLEISKVTSDEILSKQEETSKKLALLNKELQKVNEQQVNEEIKIKNYLSTVDHLSREIEALEGINKLNQLQSFHVGAVENCPVCNSSLLTNPNIELKNIDRVDGSKSISFYKSERSLYESYLKSSQNLSERFDKIVNYYQEKIGELKNTLSILDKELLDDSRIPSRISIDEEMRIKFELEKMTKIRHQFKRFKTDLMQISEKLAQIRARKEVLKRHFELDQKKIYDFKNQFIDYLDKFGYSKEILSRIYISQEESNKLFPVVSVGTITPQPIRLLSSASDFIRAQWAFYMTLLVKAELHLGILILDEPGQHAIASADLKQLLKETSKNKNRQILVAISKEDKVTISENGQIKKVEVDLLNILEETKLVKDQDYKINIIDSHNRKDKCIQPMQH; translated from the coding sequence ATGATCAAGATTCACTCAATTAAAGCCTTGGTTACAGAAACTGAGGGTGGAAAATTTGGTTTCGAATACAGTTTTAGTTCTGGACTAAATATTCTTTCTGGCGACAATTCTAGTGGTAAATCCACTGTATTGTCTTGCATCTATTATTGTCTAGGGATGGAGCAATTGGCTAGCTATGGTAATTCTGACGGACTAAAAGAATGTTTAAAGACTAGTTTCAAGTACAATAACCAGAACTTTAATGTTTTTGAATCGTCCGCACAACTAGAAATCAGCAACCAAGATGGCGAAATGGCTATAATTACAAGGGTTATCAAATCTCACTATGAAGAAGACCCTAATTTGATTAACGTCCAGATCAATGATGGATCACCTGAGGAAAAGTTTATACACGCAGCAGGTGATACTGACCATTCTAACGGCTTTTATAAATGGCTTTCTGATTTTTCAAAAATACCAATACCGCTTTTTGTCGATGATGACGGAACTACGCAAAAAATACTGTACCTGCAGCAGATATTTGCGAGCTCATTCGTGGAGCAGACAAAAGGCTGGTCAGATTTCTTTGCACAGATTCCTGTTTTTAACACAAAAAAAGCCAAACAAAAAATTGTCGAATATACGTTAGGTCTTAGCGGATTAATAGAAGAGTTTGAACTCGATAAACTAAAGCAGCGCGAAAAGGAATATAAAAATGTTTGGACAAATACTGTCGAGACTTTTCAAACTATTACGTCATATTACAATCTGATAACCGCGAACCTTACAGAAACGTTTACAGCTGAGCTTTCTCCGGCAAAAATCGCAAAACTTGATTTGCAGACTAGAGATACCAAAGGCAATTATAGTACCTTAGAGCAAATAATATCAGAACTCAATGAAAAAAGTCGGATTTTAACTATAAAAAATACCTTGGAAATTTCCAAGGTAACCAGCGATGAAATTTTGTCAAAACAAGAGGAAACAAGCAAAAAATTAGCCCTTTTAAATAAAGAACTACAGAAAGTTAATGAACAGCAAGTCAATGAAGAAATAAAAATAAAAAATTATTTAAGTACAGTTGATCATTTAAGCAGGGAGATTGAAGCTCTCGAGGGGATAAACAAACTTAACCAGCTACAATCTTTTCATGTTGGAGCTGTGGAAAATTGTCCAGTCTGCAACTCATCTTTACTAACTAATCCCAACATCGAACTTAAAAATATTGATCGAGTTGACGGCTCAAAATCAATATCATTTTATAAGTCCGAACGCAGCTTATACGAATCGTATCTTAAAAGTTCACAAAATCTTAGTGAACGCTTTGATAAAATAGTCAATTATTACCAAGAGAAGATTGGTGAATTAAAAAACACTCTGTCTATTCTAGACAAAGAACTACTGGACGATTCACGAATTCCTTCACGAATAAGCATTGACGAAGAAATGCGCATAAAGTTTGAACTTGAAAAAATGACTAAGATTAGACATCAATTTAAGAGATTTAAGACAGACTTAATGCAAATCTCGGAAAAACTTGCACAAATTCGAGCAAGAAAAGAAGTGCTTAAACGCCATTTTGAGCTTGATCAGAAAAAGATATATGATTTCAAAAATCAATTTATTGACTATTTGGATAAATTTGGCTATTCCAAAGAAATACTTTCACGTATATACATTTCTCAAGAGGAATCAAATAAACTATTCCCAGTTGTAAGCGTCGGCACCATAACGCCGCAGCCTATTAGATTACTATCGTCAGCTAGTGATTTCATTCGTGCACAGTGGGCATTCTATATGACCTTATTGGTGAAAGCTGAACTGCATCTTGGAATCTTAATTCTTGACGAACCAGGACAGCATGCAATAGCATCTGCGGATTTAAAACAATTGTTAAAGGAAACCAGCAAGAATAAGAATCGGCAAATATTGGTTGCAATTTCGAAAGAAGATAAAGTAACAATTTCTGAAAATGGTCAAATTAAAAAGGTAGAGGTGGATCTTTTAAACATTCTTGAAGAAACTAAATTAGTTAAAGATCAAGACTATAAAATTAATATTATCGATTCGCATAATCGAAAAGACAAATGCATTCAACCTATGCAACATTAA
- a CDS encoding ComEC/Rec2 family competence protein, which translates to MLKLDCFLAGKGDSFLLTWNEEGPHRLLIDAGNQNTYRFFKPIVQDFGKDDSILVTHVDYDHVGGFFKWLSDKETKLNPALRVFMNTPQLVFAPSDSDLVGVEHGVKLEELLFTRGIHCTPLYLDQTDGNSITMHGLKLQILSPKKEVIDTLVSKWTANEIYQQYEQARNQVDNKVATRDELLIERNHILSNQPVPHNWETDLLNASSIAFTVEYQDFRLLFLGDANPELICEELELKGHTKEKPLEIDLFKVSHHGSKHNTTQDLLERIKCSKYLISTDGTGPYYHPSRETLILISTYGRISNDHPITIYSNYPLPLDKLLTPEEQETLNLDFQVIKFLKFPEE; encoded by the coding sequence ATGTTAAAGCTGGATTGTTTTCTTGCCGGAAAAGGTGATAGTTTTTTACTCACCTGGAATGAAGAAGGTCCACATCGACTTCTGATTGATGCGGGAAACCAAAATACTTATCGATTTTTTAAACCCATAGTTCAAGATTTTGGTAAGGACGACTCTATACTTGTAACTCATGTAGATTATGATCATGTTGGAGGTTTTTTTAAATGGTTGAGCGATAAGGAAACCAAACTTAATCCTGCATTAAGAGTTTTTATGAATACTCCACAGCTTGTTTTTGCGCCTTCAGATTCCGATCTAGTTGGAGTGGAACATGGCGTAAAGTTGGAGGAACTTCTATTTACTCGTGGCATACATTGTACACCTCTCTATTTAGACCAGACTGATGGTAATTCAATTACCATGCACGGGTTAAAACTACAGATTCTTTCCCCAAAGAAAGAAGTAATTGATACATTGGTGTCCAAATGGACTGCCAATGAAATTTATCAACAGTATGAACAAGCGAGAAACCAAGTTGACAACAAAGTAGCTACACGTGACGAATTATTAATTGAAAGAAATCATATTCTATCCAATCAGCCTGTGCCACACAATTGGGAAACAGATCTTCTCAATGCCAGCTCCATCGCTTTTACAGTAGAATATCAAGATTTTAGGCTCTTATTTCTAGGTGATGCTAATCCGGAACTTATATGTGAAGAATTAGAACTCAAAGGGCATACAAAAGAGAAACCTCTAGAAATTGATTTATTTAAAGTAAGCCACCACGGCTCCAAACATAATACAACTCAAGACTTATTGGAAAGAATAAAATGTTCAAAATATTTGATCTCGACTGACGGAACTGGGCCTTATTACCATCCTTCAAGGGAAACTTTAATATTAATAAGCACCTATGGCAGAATTTCAAATGACCATCCCATTACAATTTATTCGAATTACCCTTTGCCTTTGGACAAACTTTTAACGCCTGAAGAGCAAGAAACACTTAATTTGGATTTTCAAGTAATTAAATTTTTAAAATTTCCTGAAGAATGA